The Erigeron canadensis isolate Cc75 chromosome 1, C_canadensis_v1, whole genome shotgun sequence genome segment CCAAAACGAAAAAGTACATCAATTTCACCATTATGCCGAAAAGGCATGGTATATGGAGGTAGCTTTAATAAAGCTGATAAAGAAGGGTTCCAAATATGAATGTCACCCCAAAagtctttattatttttatgactagaaaaacatattaagcCGTTAACTGAACCAATAACGCCACAAAGGGTATGATCAGATTTGGGGATAACGGGGAGTTTGATAAGACTAGCTGGTAGCTCGATATGAGGGGAACGAGAGGGGTGTGCTGTGAATGGTTTTTTATGAAAAGAAAATCCTCTGTGAAAGATGAGGAGAGCTTCATCGTTATTGTGGACTGAATGATTAAGATGCGATTTAATAAAGGAAGGACGAGATAAGAAAGCATTGAAGCGTTTAGAAACGCATCTCATTTGAGCAAGTTGTTTTGCGGGTAATCGGATGAGTATGTTTTGTAAAGGCTTTTCATTGAGGTTTTCCATGTTCGGTGATTGCTGAAGGGAATTAGCCATTTTCTAGAGCCAAAGTGTTGTTAAGTGTAAATAAAACTAGGTTAATTGATAAACTTATACTACTATTTTGCTGGCCATGTATCTTTAAAATAGTATTCAATTATTCTTGGTCATATGGCTTGCCGTACATGGCATGTCGACTAAACTTACTCAACAATAAACTTACGTTCACATTTCATCCaataaaatcatgaaatgcatTAATTCGATTCAAAAGCATTATCACTTTTTACATCCCTACAATTCTACATATAATTTTATGAACATGATtgatattataaaagataacaTTAATTTCACAACGAAAATAGTGATTTTCGGACCCCGAGTCCACAACTTCTTTGCTAGTTTATGGGTTTTCACTGGGTTGTGGATTGGGCCCCGGGTCCAATATCATATCAATTACTGTATCTGAAAAATAGTATAACCGTTCAAATAAAATCACACTTAAAAAATACGTTACTTCTATTTTAGTCAGagtatatctatactcccttataaaacattGGATATctactttaaaaaatttaaacatttttttcaatattctcATTTTATCCCTGGCTATCTGAACAAATCTCAACCCTCGGTCTCTTTCGCCTTTGTATCCCTATTTTCCTCACACACATGACACATGCATCAACACCACCATCACAATCGCCTCTGTCCTACCGCCTCCATTCTTCTTTCTGATGATCGACCAGATGCACATACTTGATGTATCAGATTCTTCTTTCTTCATGATATTTTAATCTTCTATTCTTCTTAACTAATTATTTGTTTCTaatcttgtattttttttcctattccaGATTTGTGATCACCGTCATCAATCACCACCGCAACCACCAATTGTTGATtggtataaatttttatttttattttcttaagaTTCGGGGGTTTCATgaagaataataattaaatttaatttattttaaaaaaaaaaaatttcttactattttgatttatatttcACATATGGACACCAACACAACCGTCATTAAAttggtataatttttttaagagttGGGGGTTTCATGTAATCATGTATCCTTATATGTACTAAAATTAAAGGTCATAACGACACTCTAAACATGCATTAAGCACAAAGTTTAGcttactaattttctttttggcCCAGTGAATATATGCAAGGAAATACATGCCCGTTGTGTTGGACTGTTGTTTATCAGTTCCGTGCATCCCATTTGATTCGTATTTTTGTTGCAGATGGTTATTCATTTAATTGGTATatgttaaagaaagaaaagactACTTTTTTGGATGTGGTTTGGTTTGTTGGTCGGGATTTTAGAGTCAATTACTATATAATTATCACATTCAATCACCTTTTTTTAAAGGTCACCGCCACATCATGCAGACACCCATCTAGTTGGTATATAGATCGAGTTGTTGCCATATTGAAATCTTAATTATATAGGAAACAAACATCTTGTTAGTTTATCATTATGTGAAAAACGAACAAAGTTGCTATGACAAAAACAGAAAATGAAATTTAAGCTAATTGTAGATATATTTTGAGCGTGAATTCTTAAGTAATTTGTCTAACTATCATATGTCGATTTCTAAGTATGTTAATTATCTAGGTTCTAACGTAAGCTCTGGATTTAGTTTGTTCGTTTCTAAACCTACCGTTACTTTTTCTTAAttgtttcaattttgacttaTACCAATTTGTTCGAAAAAAATTTTCgatctcatatatatattgcttGAGCAAAATTCTAGGTATAACATTTCGCCTAAGTGTGTATAAAGCAAGTCTATTTGACAAATATGACTAACGCATGCAATAAAATTGTGAGAATTTATATGGCGACAAACCAAAAATTCTTTTTTCGTAATCTATTCGATTCCAGCTACAACTATAACTTTCTATCTTTTTCCATAGTTTCGGGCATTTATGCGTGCGAGCCGTGTTATCTCATCCTTGGTCTCCAGGGGTGCATTCCGGTTCCAATATCGCTAGCATACTATTCGCTTGGATGTCACTGATAGGATTCGAACCACTAACCAACTAATACGCCGttctgaaaaaataaaaataaaaaaatagattgaACTATAGCTCTAACATTGCCCCATATTTGAGTagcattttcaaaattttaaaactaaaaaagggATCCCAATAACTTATTACAAATAGCAAGATTTGTCAAACCTTAAGTTTAGTAAAAAAGATTAAAGAATAGGAAAATGATATGACATAGGATGTCATTAGTAATAGCTTTTGACATGCTTAATAACTAGTACTTTATACATCAAAAACTACTCCTTCGAATTTTCGCACAAAAAGACATAAATTTTACTACATCGAATAGTTTATACTCATAACCGTAAAAgatgtcattaacaaaaccttAAAGAATGATTATCTTTTAGTTATGATTATATGATTACTATCCACTTAGTTTGCTAATTGACACTAAAGGTAAGGTAATCTTTCTATCAAGCTATTCATTTATAGTTAAGAGCTTAACACAGAGTCCACAACGTATGCTTAATTGGTTATCACAAACTAACAACACTATCAAGCTAAACACGTACTATTTAGTTAAAACTTGAACGAATTGAAGACGTACCACACTCTAAAGTTTAACAGTTACTTAATCCCATTTTTCACGAAATATGGTAAGGTGAAAAACAGCTTTCAAAAAAGCTTTTATTTCTAGAGACAAATGTTTACATCGGATCCAATGTTTTACCACACTCAGAGTAAAACCATGAAATAGTTGTCCTTATATTGGGCTGGAGCATTAGGAAATAAGAAAATGGGCTTGTTGTATAAGAGGCCCAGTTCATATGCACGTGAGACTAACAGTGGATCACGTGATGTCAATCGTGGGTTTTGGTCTTTTGGATACGTGGCAGAtgtatatatcaatatcaagtTATCAACAATACGACAATACGAGGAACAAAAAAAAGAAGCGGCCGTAATTTTGGTTGGTAGTTATTATAGGAAAGGAAACGGCCAAATCAGATTTCATCAATAAAACCAGAAAGAAACGGAACGTTATCTATTTTTATCCGTTCAAGGTAAAGTGAACAAATATCCAAACTGTTCTCATCACATTTTTCTTCCAAATTATCCAAGATAGCGATTCTATGTATTTATTTTGCAATAAGGTGAAAGATATGTCGACAAATGTAGAAAAGAGATCTTATCTTTATCATATTTAGTAACTTTCAATTTGTAATTCTAAAAGTTATTTGAATAAGTTTTAATTGATTATGATTAAGTTAATCTACATgtaaaaaagtaaatagaaatttcaatataaacaataatttgtGAATTGCCAAAGATCTTTATGTATGTAAACATACTAGATGAATTGCTACGATAACGGTGTGGCGGTAcatggcggcggcggcggcgatAGAGGTGATGGGTGGTGGCAGGGTGTCGATGtgttaattaatgtaaaaaattgatataaataaaagtaatgTATTTATTATTAGGGTTGAAGAatgtatattataattattttattaaaattattatatgtatgCTGGGTGAAAATATACAAATtactaaataaatttttttttttttatgtattttatatattgaaaattgaaaaaaaaaaatgatttataattgTATAGTTATAGTGATAAAGACATATTCATATAATTAAAAGCACATATTAATTTTGATCCTTAAAAGAATCATGTTTCTTGGAAAACATGTAAAGAAAATGGATTTTAGAATTTAAAATAGATTATTACTCCACATAATACGcgagaaatatatataactaatgacatgttaaattgttataatatcatatattttcaAGAGATTGATAACCAAATATTTACGacttatatgataaaaataaaaatcatatacaaatCATAATTTAGTATTAACATATTacattaaattgattattttattaaaggcaaaaattgattttaaaaatgaaaaatgatgtaaaatttaaaatgtttttttttaaaaaaataatagtcatttaatttattaaattaaaatcaaatccaaaattttttttaaaaaatatgatatcatcgttttgatctaatggttataattaaaagttgagcTTTATCTAAGGGTTCAAACTTCTCCATTTTAGAATtaaagtttctcttttatatatacttagaGATTCTAACTTATATCACCAGTAAAGTTGGATCACGTGGTTAataattttgtcttttaaaGGTTAAAAGTTATTTTCTATCGTCACTTATAACCTAAAAACAATCTCGGGAAAGGGTAAACTGTTTACATTTTGACATCCATAATATACCTTCGTGACATTAAGACCTAATACCTATGAATATAATTAGGTTTATTGAGCTTTCTTCTTAATTGGTGTATAAGCAATATTAAGTGGAGATATAATTGGTAGCATAATGATACTTCAATAATTTATCAATGATTCAATTTCGCTTACCAAAGGTTTTTTGgagatttatatatctatgatacttttttagatataattatatatttattcaagTCATGTTTTAAAAGCGttatatttatgcattaaaaatttacattttaaattaatatgtaattatgtgtaaatttttcaagtttttaataatatatgatattccttaacaaattaaaaataaaataaataaaccgTATATTCCAATGCAATGCACACACACCGTCAATAAGATATCCATCTACAACTTCCACAAAACACACAAGAAAAAATCAACAAGATAACAATGAGGAGATCTTTTGGGCCAAGAATGGGCGGCGGTGGGGGTGGTGGAAACGGCGGAGGCATGATCAAGTCCATTCATCGAGCCGTTAGGGCCGGTATGGGTGGCACCGGTGGCTCAGCCATCGAACCCAACTCACACTTTTCAACAAGATCAACCACTAGTACAATAAATAACCGTAGTAACATGAACCAACCCTTAAACACAAGtctctttttatcaaataataataatagtagtaataGTCCTTATGTCCCAGTGACCGGGACGTCTCACTGGGACATATTGACACCACCGGCTATAACCGGTGATCATGAGCTTTATGATTGGGAATACGTGGATGAAAGTGGTTCGTGTGGGAGTGATGGTGAAAGTAGTGTGTATGGGTTTTATGATGATATGGTTTATGGGAGTGTTCCTTCTAAAGATGAGGTTCACCATGCAGTTTCTTCTCTTCAAGAGTATGTTATATTCATTGTGttttttaaatagttaatttcttctattattcttattactggtaatgaaagaaaaaatttataattcatTAAAGTATTCATTGCTCAATTTGCAGTTTTTATTTAAGAATTTTGATAATGATATTACATGCAAAAGTGTTAATTAGTACGAGTATCAATAATGCACTGTTGTGGTAAAATTATCCAAGAATGTGGTACTAATTATATCAACTCCCATATCAAATTAAGCAATTTGCTTTCTTTTTGTTTAGCAAATTGCTTTGCTCTTTATACAAAAATTACACTGATGTTTGTGAATTCATTAACATCAATCTTATATCTGAAATTTAAGTAAAGGCTGTACAAACATCCAAAGTCCATTTCTTGCAATTAATGTGTTGTCAAAGCTAATACCTGATTTGCTTATTCCATTTTGCACAATTACTTCATTAATTGATACACCTCTAAATATGCATATTAACTTGAGTTctgatttttaaatatataccaGGGTTCTTGAACCCGTGTCCTTTGGACAATTGATGAAAGATCGGAGAACACATGGTAGTGATGACGATGAAATTGGACAGATTTCAAGTCAAACTAGTTTTCATACGTCCGAGTCAGATTGGGTTGAGCCATCGATGCATAGTTTGCAAGTTCCTAGTGTTGGCAAAGTTTATGATGCTTTCCATCTATTACAAACTGAGCCTTCTGTCCAGGTATATATAATCTTACATATTTGGACTAAAAGTTCAATCTAGGTAGGAATGCTAAATTGGCCCGACTCCAGAGACTTGGTATTTTCTTAATAATGTAGTTAAATCTCATTCTCATTGTTATTGTGCCTTGATAGATACAACAATTTTGTAACATGGGCAAAAGCTTCTTTATACATTAGTGTTCATTTACACAGTGTTGTTGCACCAGGCAATAAGAATTACTGATTTAAACTCAGGTTAATACAATAAATGTTATGCTTTCTAATTTGCCTCATATTTTGGTGATGCAGAGAATGGTCATGTCCTTGTCATCAGACAAGGCTGTTTGGGACGCTGTTATGAACAATGAGGTGGTTCGTGAGCTTCGCGAATCAGTCGGTGGAGGTTAgtgtgaatttatatatattgatgtgtTTGACACTCTTTGAATATTAGAGTGTCATTTACTGTTTTAAGTAGCTGAGACAATATGGAGAAAAACAACACAGCACATCTAAAAGTTTGGAAAACGCAAAACAAGCTCCCCACGAAAAAGAATAGATAAATTGCTTGAAGTGTGGGCTTTCTAACTTCTTTATTGGTATTGCCACTGGGTTGGACCAGCTAGCAGTGCCCTCTCATCATTGGGTTACCCCGGACGGAGTTTTGGGCTTTAGAGTTTGTtggccgttaaaaaaaataattattttgtacaCTTTCAAATGAGACAAAGTGCACAAATTTATCATACTTTTACGGAGTAATTAAATCTATAAATCGTAACTATTGTATACAGCCTTCATTTCATTTACTCTTCATGTGAAAAATGCTACGAGTATAAAATAGGCACTTCAATAATCAATATACATAACACTTTTTGGTCAAGTACTTCTACTTTCCCTTTTTGTCCAATTGTAGTGTTGTTTTACTTTTGCTATGTTTTTAAGTAATCTTTTTTGGGATTATTTACAGCAGACAAAAGTATATCCGATGGATCACAGGATCGTGACTCGAATCCAGTTACACAGGTTCTTCGTCGGATCTTTGCCAATACAAAGGATAAAGTGATTGAAATAGTAGAGATGTTAACAAAGATTGTGAATGAGTTAATTCAACCCATGAACAAGGATGAGACGTCAAAGAGAGATGACAATATGCCCCTTAACACATTTGAAGAGAACCTTAGAAGCTCCTTCATTCTCTCTATAATGGTTCTCCTGATTGTAGTTGTGACTCGAGCCAACAAATGTTGATCATGCTCTCATTCCGTGACCAGGCTCACAAGTATTGATCATGATCATAGTTTTGAGTAAGGTATTGATCATGGTCTCACTTGTGAGCCAGGATCATTTTTATGAGCGTGATTGACATGTTTTGATCATGATCTTTGTGGTCTTGAGTCTGGCCCAAAGATGTTGATCATCAATTTGCTGACATGACAAACGATAGGATTCTTCTCATGATCTTTTATGCATAAGAATGATATAGATTCTGTTTGTAAAAGTTTTGGATATGGTAAAGTAGACTTGTTCTGAAAATATTATGATCATGTTGATGTGTTGATGTGTTAAGTGTGGATGTGCCAGGGGCATAGGGAGAGGGGTAACCAGGGGTGCTTTGTCCAATGGTCCCTCTATGGGTGCGAACGGGTGGTCCAGTTTCAATATCTAGAAATTTTGAATCGTCTTTTTGGTTCCCGAAATCGAACCATACTAATCGGTTAACAGCAATTCGGTTAAAGTATAAAATGGGTTACTTTTCGACTCGGTTAACCTTTTATTAAAGTTAtaccaaaataaaagtttaactaTTTCAGTAGTCAATGATAGTTACCAAGTCAATTTACATCGTTAGCTACTTAATTATGACTTATGagtaatattttgtttatataatatatgaaaataaacattacatGTAATGCTGTGATTTTGTATTGAATTATTGATGATTTAACTAAGTTTTGAACTTCATGTGTTGTGATGTGTTACTTGTAAAAAATTTTATCccttatatatatctttaatacaGTAGTTAATTGAATCAA includes the following:
- the LOC122584972 gene encoding uncharacterized protein LOC122584972 isoform X1 yields the protein MRRSFGPRMGGGGGGGNGGGMIKSIHRAVRAGMGGTGGSAIEPNSHFSTRSTTSTINNRSNMNQPLNTSLFLSNNNNSSNSPYVPVTGTSHWDILTPPAITGDHELYDWEYVDESGSCGSDGESSVYGFYDDMVYGSVPSKDEVHHAVSSLQEVLEPVSFGQLMKDRRTHGSDDDEIGQISSQTSFHTSESDWVEPSMHSLQVPSVGKVYDAFHLLQTEPSVQRMVMSLSSDKAVWDAVMNNEVVRELRESVGGADKSISDGSQDRDSNPVTQVLRRIFANTKDKVIEIVEMLTKIVNELIQPMNKDETSKRDDNMPLNTFEENLRSSFILSIMVLLIVVVTRANKC
- the LOC122584972 gene encoding uncharacterized protein LOC122584972 isoform X2; the encoded protein is MRRSFGPRMGGGGGGGNGGGMIKSIHRAVRAGMGGTGGSAIEPNSHFSTRSTTSTINNRSNMNQPLNTSLFLSNNNNSSNSPYVPVTGTSHWDILTPPAITGDHELYDWEYVDESGSCGSDGESSVYGFYDDMVYGSVPSKDEVHHAVSSLQEVLEPVSFGQLMKDRRTHGSDDDEIGQISSQTSFHTSESDWVEPSMHSLQVPSVGKVYDAFHLLQTEPSVQRMVMSLSSDKAVWDAVMNNEVVRELRESVGGDKSISDGSQDRDSNPVTQVLRRIFANTKDKVIEIVEMLTKIVNELIQPMNKDETSKRDDNMPLNTFEENLRSSFILSIMVLLIVVVTRANKC